From one Bacteroides fragilis NCTC 9343 genomic stretch:
- a CDS encoding sodium:solute symporter: MMILATIVCYFAILLLIARITGRKGGSNAAFFKGENQSPWYVVAFGMIGASISGVTFVSVPGMVKAMDMTYMQTVFGFFFGYLAVAHILLPLYYKLNLTSIYTYLDTRIGKRAYRTGASFFLLSRMLGTAAKLYLVCLILYTYVFRDMGIPFWSIAAGSVALVWIYTHKSGIKTIVWTDTLQTFCLIAALISILVFVTAKLNLDFSGVIQTISSNEHSRIFVFDDWMSRQNFFKQFLSGIFIVIVMTGLDQDMMQKNLSCRSLRDAQKNMYCYGFAFAPLNLLFLGLGILLLVLAQEMQLELPAAGDDILPLFATQGYLGEGVLILFTIGIIAAAFSNSDSALTAMTTSFCIDLLDTGKDTEEEARRKRNRVHIGLSVLLIFFICLVDALNNQSVIDAIYIIASYTYGPLLGMFAFGLFTQRKTNDRWVPFIAIASPLICYAADRFARQETGYQFGYELLMLNGILTFAGIWIVSKKQLKNEF, from the coding sequence ATGATGATACTTGCCACTATTGTATGCTACTTTGCCATTCTCTTGCTGATAGCCCGTATCACCGGACGGAAAGGAGGTTCGAATGCAGCGTTTTTTAAAGGAGAAAACCAGTCTCCATGGTACGTCGTTGCTTTCGGAATGATTGGCGCATCTATTTCGGGAGTAACCTTTGTATCCGTACCGGGCATGGTAAAGGCGATGGATATGACGTATATGCAAACCGTATTCGGCTTTTTCTTCGGTTATCTGGCTGTCGCCCATATACTCCTCCCACTCTACTATAAACTCAACCTGACCAGTATATACACTTATCTCGATACCCGTATCGGAAAGCGTGCCTACCGTACAGGAGCCTCTTTTTTCCTTCTTTCGCGTATGCTGGGCACAGCTGCAAAACTATACCTTGTCTGTCTGATTCTATATACCTACGTATTTCGTGATATGGGTATCCCATTCTGGAGTATTGCTGCCGGATCGGTAGCTTTAGTATGGATATACACTCACAAAAGTGGCATTAAAACAATTGTCTGGACGGATACTTTACAGACTTTCTGCCTGATCGCCGCACTGATCAGCATCCTTGTTTTTGTCACTGCAAAGTTAAATCTTGACTTCAGCGGAGTTATACAAACAATCAGCAGCAATGAACACAGTCGCATCTTTGTATTTGATGACTGGATGTCGCGCCAGAATTTCTTCAAACAGTTTCTAAGTGGGATTTTTATTGTTATTGTCATGACCGGACTCGATCAGGATATGATGCAGAAAAACCTTTCCTGCCGTAGTCTGCGTGACGCGCAGAAGAACATGTATTGTTATGGCTTTGCATTCGCTCCGCTCAACCTGCTGTTTCTGGGGCTTGGCATTTTATTACTGGTCCTTGCTCAAGAGATGCAGTTGGAACTTCCGGCTGCCGGTGACGACATCCTGCCGCTGTTTGCTACCCAGGGTTATCTGGGCGAAGGAGTACTTATCCTATTTACAATCGGTATCATTGCCGCCGCTTTCAGCAATTCGGATTCAGCCTTAACCGCCATGACAACGAGCTTTTGCATCGACTTGCTCGACACAGGCAAAGACACAGAGGAAGAAGCCCGTAGAAAACGAAACCGGGTACATATAGGACTATCCGTCCTACTTATTTTCTTTATCTGCCTTGTCGATGCATTGAATAACCAAAGCGTCATCGATGCTATTTACATCATAGCCTCCTATACATACGGACCTCTTCTGGGAATGTTTGCTTTCGGATTATTCACCCAACGAAAAACAAACGACCGATGGGTACCGTTTATTGCGATAGCTTCACCACTGATTTGTTACGCAGCCGATAGATTTGCCCGGCAGGAAACCGGCTATCAGTTCGGATACGAATTATTGATGTTGAACGGCATCCTTACTTTTGCAGGAATATGGATCGTATCAAAGAAACAACTAAAAAATGAATTTTAA
- a CDS encoding isoprenylcysteine carboxyl methyltransferase family protein, producing MQNIIITFIAFFVLRLLSLSYSIRNEKRLLKSGAVQYGKVNSLLLTLAHIVYYFSALYEAYTSGTTFNYFSVCGVFIMGFAYAMLFYVIYKLHDVWTVKLYIIPDHRIEKSFLFRTVRHPNYYLNIIPELIGVALLCNAWYTLLIGLPIYACLLAIRIRQEERAMKELLEN from the coding sequence ATGCAAAATATCATTATTACATTTATTGCCTTTTTTGTACTCAGATTACTTTCCTTATCCTACTCCATTCGTAACGAGAAACGTCTTCTGAAAAGTGGAGCGGTACAATATGGTAAAGTTAATTCGCTATTACTGACATTAGCACATATCGTCTACTATTTTTCGGCCCTCTATGAAGCATACACTTCGGGAACTACCTTCAACTACTTCTCTGTTTGTGGTGTTTTTATAATGGGCTTTGCTTATGCTATGCTATTCTATGTGATCTATAAACTCCATGATGTATGGACAGTAAAACTTTATATCATTCCCGATCATCGCATTGAAAAAAGCTTCCTTTTCAGAACAGTAAGACACCCCAATTACTATCTGAATATCATACCTGAACTAATTGGAGTTGCTTTACTCTGCAATGCCTGGTATACATTACTCATTGGACTCCCTATCTACGCTTGTTTGCTCGCTATACGTATCCGACAAGAGGAAAGGGCCATGAAAGAACTATTGGAGAATTAA
- a CDS encoding Ig-like domain-containing protein produces MDLKKTTFYLFTLFSLMLISCSNDDENKNDAQVTVTVVSADGKPLPNEIVQMFDEKTYEEFKKDNRTTPTAYALTNSTGVATFIFTYDKWFESNKDRFFTFAVQYGSGTENYEIWSAGRTVRPGSVTQIELKLKPL; encoded by the coding sequence ATGGACTTAAAAAAGACAACTTTCTACTTATTTACGCTCTTTAGTTTGATGTTAATTTCCTGTAGCAACGATGATGAAAACAAAAATGATGCGCAGGTAACAGTTACTGTAGTCAGTGCTGATGGCAAACCTCTGCCCAACGAAATTGTGCAAATGTTCGATGAAAAGACTTATGAAGAGTTCAAAAAAGACAATCGAACAACTCCTACGGCATATGCATTAACTAACTCCACCGGAGTTGCCACTTTCATTTTTACTTATGATAAGTGGTTCGAATCAAACAAAGACCGATTTTTCACTTTCGCTGTCCAATATGGCAGTGGTACAGAAAATTATGAAATATGGTCTGCAGGACGTACCGTACGCCCGGGTTCAGTTACACAAATCGAGTTGAAACTTAAGCCTTTATAA
- the recR gene encoding recombination mediator RecR, with protein sequence MNQQYPSTLLEKAVGEFSKLPGIGRKTAMRLVLHLLRQDTSVVEAFGSSIITLKHEVKYCKVCHNISDTETCQICANPQRDASMVCVVENIRDVMAVEATQQYRGLYHVLGGVISPMDGVGPGDLQIESLVRRVAEGGINEVILALSTTMEGDTTNFYIYRKLEKMGVKLSVLARGVSIGDELEYTDEITLGRSIVNRTTFTGTV encoded by the coding sequence ATGAATCAACAATATCCATCGACGTTACTTGAAAAGGCCGTCGGAGAGTTTTCTAAATTGCCGGGTATCGGACGGAAAACAGCTATGAGACTGGTGCTTCACCTGTTGCGTCAGGATACCTCTGTGGTGGAAGCTTTCGGAAGTTCTATTATAACTTTAAAGCATGAGGTGAAATATTGCAAGGTGTGTCATAATATATCTGATACGGAAACTTGTCAGATTTGTGCAAATCCGCAGCGGGACGCGTCTATGGTCTGCGTAGTGGAGAATATACGGGATGTGATGGCCGTAGAGGCCACTCAACAATATCGTGGGTTGTACCATGTTTTGGGGGGGGTGATTTCACCGATGGATGGGGTAGGACCGGGCGATCTGCAGATAGAAAGTCTGGTGCGCCGGGTAGCCGAAGGGGGAATAAATGAAGTGATTCTTGCTCTAAGCACAACCATGGAAGGGGATACCACGAATTTTTATATTTACCGCAAACTTGAGAAAATGGGTGTCAAATTGAGCGTACTTGCCCGTGGGGTATCCATTGGTGACGAGCTGGAATACACAGACGAGATAACGTTGGGTAGAAGTATTGTGAACCGTACGACTTTTACCGGAACCGTTTAA
- a CDS encoding GNAT family N-acetyltransferase: MKQSFLANERIYLRAVEPEDLDLMYEMENDPSMWDISSFTVPYSRFVLKQYIEGSQSDMFADKQLRLMIMRRKDNCTLGTVDITDFVPLHSRGAVGIAVHSNYRQEGYASDALKLLCEYAFNFLFIKQLYAHIAVDNEPSLRLFNSCGFTQCGVLKEWLLTHEGYKDAVLVQCMNPKR, translated from the coding sequence ATGAAGCAATCTTTCTTAGCCAACGAGCGAATATATCTCCGTGCAGTGGAACCGGAGGATTTGGATCTTATGTACGAAATGGAAAATGATCCTTCTATGTGGGATATCAGTAGTTTTACAGTTCCCTATTCGCGTTTTGTACTCAAACAGTATATTGAAGGATCGCAAAGTGACATGTTTGCCGATAAACAGTTGCGGCTGATGATTATGCGTCGGAAAGATAATTGTACTTTGGGTACGGTCGATATAACTGATTTTGTACCTTTACATTCAAGAGGGGCAGTCGGAATTGCCGTTCACAGCAATTATAGACAGGAGGGGTATGCTTCCGATGCATTGAAACTGCTTTGTGAATATGCTTTCAACTTTTTATTTATAAAACAATTGTATGCCCATATAGCTGTGGATAACGAACCCAGTTTGCGATTGTTCAATTCTTGTGGATTTACCCAATGTGGAGTATTGAAAGAATGGCTGTTAACACACGAAGGTTATAAAGATGCCGTGCTTGTGCAATGTATGAATCCCAAACGATAA
- a CDS encoding YqgE/AlgH family protein, translating to MNINTDIFKIQSNNVMPSRGKILISEPFLHDVTFGRSVVLLVDHTEEGSMGLIINKPLPLMLNDIIKEFKYIEDIPLHKGGPIGTDTLFYLHTLHEIPGTLPINNGLYLNGDFDAIKKYILQGNPIKGKIRFFLGYSGWECEQLIQEIKENTWIISKEENTYLMNEDIKGMWKEALGKLGSKYETWSRFPQVPSLN from the coding sequence ATGAACATCAATACTGACATATTTAAGATACAATCGAATAATGTAATGCCGTCGAGAGGAAAGATTCTGATATCAGAGCCTTTCCTCCACGATGTAACTTTCGGAAGGTCAGTAGTATTGCTTGTTGATCATACTGAAGAAGGAAGTATGGGATTGATTATAAATAAACCACTCCCATTGATGCTTAATGATATCATTAAAGAATTTAAATATATAGAAGATATTCCGTTACACAAAGGAGGTCCTATCGGAACTGACACTTTGTTTTATCTGCATACTTTACACGAAATACCCGGAACCCTTCCGATCAACAATGGATTATATCTCAACGGAGATTTCGATGCTATCAAAAAATACATTTTACAAGGAAACCCTATAAAAGGAAAGATACGCTTTTTCCTCGGATATTCCGGCTGGGAATGCGAACAACTGATTCAGGAAATAAAGGAGAATACCTGGATTATTTCAAAAGAAGAAAATACCTACTTAATGAATGAAGATATAAAAGGTATGTGGAAGGAAGCCTTAGGGAAATTGGGCAGCAAGTATGAAACCTGGTCCCGCTTCCCGCAAGTTCCTTCTTTAAACTAA
- a CDS encoding aminotransferase class I/II-fold pyridoxal phosphate-dependent enzyme, with translation MKDTPIKRHLIDETIEEFQITDFSKATIREVKAIAAKAERASGVEFIKMEMGVPGLPPSTVGVKAEIEALQNGIASLYPDINGLPELKSEASKFIKAFIDIDLKPEGCVPVTGSMQGTFASFLTCSQCDEKKDTILFIDPGFPVQKQQLVVMGQKYETFDVYDYRGDKLKEKLESYLKKGNISAVIYSNPNNPSWICLKDEELKIIGELATQYDVIVLEDLAYFAMDFRQDLSTPYHAPYQPSVAHYTDNYILLISGSKAFSYAGQRIGVSCISDKLYHRHYPGFDKRYGGGTFGTVFIHRVLYALSSGTSHSAQFAMAAMLKAANEGKYNFLNEVRIYGERARKLKEIFLRYGFHLVYDKDLEDPVADGFYFTIGYPGMTSGELAKELMYYGVSAISLVTTGSQQQGLRACTSFIKEHQYAQLDERMKLFAENHPIS, from the coding sequence ATGAAAGATACACCTATCAAACGGCATCTTATTGATGAAACTATCGAAGAATTTCAAATTACAGATTTCTCAAAAGCAACCATTCGTGAAGTAAAAGCCATAGCAGCTAAAGCAGAAAGAGCATCCGGAGTCGAATTTATAAAAATGGAAATGGGCGTACCGGGTCTCCCCCCTTCTACTGTAGGAGTAAAAGCCGAGATAGAAGCATTGCAAAATGGAATAGCCAGTTTGTATCCCGATATTAATGGACTACCGGAACTAAAATCGGAAGCCTCCAAATTTATAAAAGCATTTATCGATATAGATCTCAAACCGGAAGGTTGCGTACCTGTCACGGGATCCATGCAAGGTACTTTCGCATCTTTCCTTACTTGCAGTCAATGCGATGAAAAAAAAGATACTATTCTGTTCATAGATCCTGGCTTTCCGGTCCAAAAGCAGCAATTGGTGGTCATGGGACAGAAGTACGAGACATTTGATGTATACGATTATCGGGGAGACAAATTAAAAGAAAAACTCGAGAGCTACCTGAAAAAAGGAAATATTTCAGCTGTTATATACTCAAATCCGAATAACCCCAGCTGGATCTGTTTAAAAGATGAAGAACTGAAGATCATCGGTGAACTAGCCACCCAATATGATGTAATCGTCCTTGAAGATTTAGCTTATTTTGCCATGGACTTCCGCCAAGATCTGAGTACTCCGTATCATGCACCTTATCAGCCTTCGGTGGCACACTATACAGATAATTATATTTTGCTTATATCCGGTTCCAAAGCCTTCAGTTATGCAGGCCAACGTATTGGTGTCAGCTGTATTTCTGATAAATTATACCATCGCCATTATCCCGGATTCGATAAACGCTACGGAGGCGGTACTTTTGGCACTGTATTTATCCATCGTGTGCTTTATGCCCTCTCTTCAGGGACGAGCCATTCGGCACAATTCGCCATGGCAGCTATGCTGAAAGCAGCGAACGAAGGTAAATACAATTTCCTGAACGAAGTGAGGATATATGGTGAACGCGCCCGTAAATTGAAAGAAATATTCTTGCGTTACGGATTCCATCTGGTATACGACAAAGATCTTGAAGATCCTGTTGCCGACGGTTTCTATTTCACCATAGGCTATCCGGGAATGACAAGTGGAGAGCTGGCAAAAGAGTTGATGTATTATGGGGTCAGTGCAATTTCCTTGGTTACTACAGGTAGCCAACAACAGGGACTACGTGCATGCACTTCCTTTATCAAAGAGCACCAATATGCTCAACTGGATGAAAGAATGAAGTTATTTGCCGAAAATCATCCTATATCTTAA
- a CDS encoding site-specific integrase produces MGAVKRNTLSVLFIIKKAKLLKNGEAPVCMRITVNKRVAEVMIKRSIPVDLWNQKKECSKGKDRVAIELNHYINTVRAKVLQIHRELEIDNKPITADIIKDCFYGRDKVQRSLQEVYKEHNEKCRALIGKEYTESTVIKFDTSINRLKEYIRSCYHRDDIMLAELDGQFIRDFDFWLKTEKHCQNNSALKHLKNLKKVVRIALANDWIKKDPFYGIHFKQEEVNVEFLSREELDILMNKEFAIKRLEQVRDIFVFCCFTALAFVDVQQLSREHLIKDNSGALWIRKARQKTNQMCNIPVLSIPQRILRKYEDNAECIKKGVLLPVISNQRMNAYLKEIADLCGITKRLTTHVARHTAATIVFLANDVSMENVSKILGHSNIRMTQHYAKVLDSSIMRDMVNVEKNFK; encoded by the coding sequence ATGGGAGCAGTGAAAAGAAACACACTAAGCGTATTGTTCATCATTAAGAAAGCGAAACTTCTGAAAAACGGTGAAGCTCCTGTTTGTATGCGCATCACCGTAAACAAGCGAGTAGCCGAAGTTATGATTAAACGGAGTATTCCCGTAGATTTATGGAATCAGAAAAAGGAATGTTCCAAAGGAAAAGACCGGGTAGCCATCGAACTGAACCACTATATCAATACGGTTCGTGCCAAAGTATTGCAGATACACCGTGAATTGGAGATAGACAACAAACCGATAACAGCCGATATTATAAAGGATTGTTTCTACGGACGGGACAAAGTACAGCGCAGCTTGCAGGAAGTGTATAAGGAGCATAACGAAAAATGCCGTGCCCTAATTGGCAAAGAATATACGGAAAGCACCGTTATCAAGTTCGATACTTCCATAAATCGCCTAAAAGAATATATCCGCAGTTGTTACCACCGTGACGATATAATGTTAGCAGAACTGGACGGGCAGTTTATCCGTGACTTTGATTTTTGGCTGAAAACAGAGAAGCATTGCCAAAACAATTCCGCATTGAAACATTTGAAGAACTTGAAAAAGGTTGTTCGTATTGCTTTGGCTAACGACTGGATAAAGAAAGACCCGTTTTACGGCATTCACTTCAAGCAGGAGGAAGTAAATGTAGAGTTTCTCTCACGTGAAGAACTGGATATTCTGATGAACAAGGAATTTGCTATCAAACGGTTGGAGCAGGTAAGGGATATTTTTGTCTTTTGCTGTTTCACTGCACTTGCTTTTGTCGATGTGCAGCAGTTAAGCCGTGAACATCTGATAAAAGACAATAGTGGTGCTTTATGGATACGCAAGGCACGACAGAAAACTAATCAAATGTGCAATATTCCTGTTTTATCTATTCCTCAAAGGATATTGAGAAAATATGAAGATAATGCAGAGTGTATAAAGAAAGGTGTACTTTTGCCTGTAATCAGTAATCAGCGCATGAATGCCTATCTAAAGGAAATCGCTGATTTATGCGGCATTACCAAACGCTTAACTACACATGTGGCACGCCATACTGCGGCTACCATCGTTTTCCTTGCCAATGATGTATCAATGGAAAATGTATCTAAGATTTTGGGACATTCCAATATAAGAATGACACAGCATTATGCAAAGGTTTTAGATAGCTCCATTATGCGTGATATGGTGAATGTGGAGAAGAATTTTAAATAG
- a CDS encoding reverse transcriptase family protein: protein MITTEKHLLYILKVSRQQLDSIIENIDKYYSTWEKPKLNKDTNEPLYNSDGTIKKRTINSTNKDLKVIQKRLYNYLLSKTTLPNYFFGGIPKKDNILNAKYHQGNKYVFTTDLKSFFPSINHKMVFYMFLKLGCTPEIARTLTKLTTHNYQVPQGVPTSTLIANLVFKPVGDRIQALAKENNIKFSIFVDDITMSSSIDFHKKIPEILSIITTSGYKISHSKTFYKTKNPIVTGVICQNNKLKIPQSYNKRIKRIKADVQNNEQAFLKIKGLTMYRQRIKQA from the coding sequence ATGATTACAACCGAAAAGCATTTGCTATATATACTAAAAGTTTCTCGTCAACAATTGGATTCCATTATAGAGAATATAGATAAATATTACTCTACATGGGAAAAGCCTAAATTAAATAAAGACACCAATGAACCTTTATATAATTCTGATGGAACAATAAAAAAACGCACAATTAACTCCACTAATAAAGATTTGAAAGTTATACAAAAAAGATTGTATAACTATTTACTTTCAAAAACAACTCTTCCTAATTATTTTTTTGGAGGTATTCCTAAGAAGGATAATATTCTTAACGCTAAATATCATCAAGGTAATAAATATGTATTTACTACAGACTTGAAATCCTTTTTTCCTTCCATTAATCATAAAATGGTGTTTTATATGTTTTTAAAATTAGGATGCACCCCTGAAATTGCAAGAACTTTAACCAAACTTACTACACATAATTATCAAGTTCCACAAGGTGTTCCAACATCAACATTAATAGCTAATTTGGTATTCAAGCCTGTTGGCGATAGAATACAGGCATTAGCAAAAGAGAATAATATTAAATTTTCAATATTTGTTGATGATATAACAATGTCTTCTTCTATAGATTTCCATAAAAAAATCCCTGAAATATTATCTATTATAACTACTTCAGGATATAAAATTAGTCATTCTAAAACTTTTTATAAAACAAAAAATCCAATAGTTACTGGTGTAATATGTCAAAACAATAAACTTAAAATACCACAATCATATAATAAAAGAATAAAGCGAATCAAGGCGGACGTTCAAAACAATGAACAAGCATTCTTAAAGATAAAAGGACTAACTATGTATCGTCAAAGAATAAAGCAAGCATAA
- a CDS encoding helix-turn-helix domain-containing protein: MELINSNSEIIKDFFQSMDRMLDGISRLAKENRPHLNGEKFLSNRDAAKCLKVSIRTLQEWRDTGVIPYIQIKGKIIYRQSDIERLLQTYYNKERQE; encoded by the coding sequence ATGGAACTTATAAACAGCAATAGTGAGATAATCAAGGACTTCTTTCAGTCTATGGATAGAATGTTAGATGGTATCAGCCGACTGGCAAAGGAAAACAGACCACATTTGAACGGTGAAAAGTTTCTAAGCAACAGAGATGCAGCCAAATGCCTGAAAGTAAGCATCCGCACACTGCAAGAATGGAGAGATACAGGCGTTATCCCATACATTCAGATAAAAGGAAAGATTATCTACCGTCAAAGCGATATAGAACGGCTTTTGCAAACCTATTACAACAAAGAACGGCAGGAATAG
- a CDS encoding DUF3876 domain-containing protein, protein MEKKEENNTEINQSFKLSAIVGIWESLNLHPAVMIYQSKKKYFLSMLHVSDNGQAKPAVYEIQKEDNRYFIVSAFKRLYIGYDAVKDSISIFYYGEYLRN, encoded by the coding sequence ATGGAAAAGAAAGAAGAAAATAATACGGAAATAAACCAGTCATTCAAATTGTCTGCTATTGTCGGAATTTGGGAAAGTTTAAACCTTCATCCTGCGGTGATGATATACCAAAGCAAGAAAAAGTATTTCCTTTCGATGCTCCATGTATCTGATAACGGACAGGCGAAACCTGCCGTTTACGAGATACAGAAAGAAGATAACCGTTACTTCATCGTTTCAGCCTTTAAACGGCTTTATATCGGCTATGATGCGGTAAAAGATAGTATTTCCATATTTTACTATGGCGAGTATCTGCGTAACTGA
- a CDS encoding helix-turn-helix domain-containing protein, producing the protein MNIITIEEQTFKQVCGRFSGFVSQVERICRENSHQPEKWLSGREVCALLGISIRSLQNYRDSGKLGYSQIGNKLYYKSADIERLIAECTENKITNYKSNNK; encoded by the coding sequence ATGAATATCATAACTATTGAGGAACAGACTTTTAAACAGGTGTGCGGTCGGTTTTCCGGCTTCGTCAGTCAGGTGGAACGGATTTGCAGAGAGAATAGCCACCAGCCGGAGAAATGGCTGTCAGGTCGTGAAGTGTGTGCTCTGCTCGGTATCAGCATCCGAAGTTTGCAGAACTACCGGGATAGCGGTAAACTGGGCTACTCCCAAATAGGTAACAAGCTGTACTATAAATCTGCCGATATTGAAAGACTGATTGCAGAATGTACGGAAAACAAGATAACGAATTATAAATCAAACAATAAATAA
- a CDS encoding DUF3408 domain-containing protein → MKEVNQSLQQEKENYKAVFFQKRTVCNRQSVYISGEIQKRIMQIVGVITGKQVSIGNFIDNVLEEHLNTHNDVLSALYREEMQKGIFNQPKEKNL, encoded by the coding sequence ATGAAAGAGGTAAATCAATCATTACAACAGGAAAAGGAAAATTACAAAGCAGTATTTTTCCAAAAGCGGACAGTCTGCAACCGTCAAAGCGTGTACATAAGTGGAGAGATACAGAAACGTATCATGCAAATTGTAGGCGTTATTACAGGCAAACAGGTAAGTATCGGAAATTTCATTGATAACGTACTGGAAGAACATTTGAATACACACAATGATGTTCTTTCGGCTCTCTACCGGGAAGAAATGCAAAAAGGAATATTCAACCAGCCAAAAGAGAAAAACCTATGA
- the mobA gene encoding conjugal transfer protein MobA, producing MEQKKKSFNKGGRKPKLDPRIHRYSFNLDDVENAKFLSFFDRSGYTVKAHFIKNCIFGKSFKVIVRDKSKVDYYIQLTQFYSQFRSIGQNYNQVVKELHSNFSEKKALALLYKLEQCTLELIKTNEMIVMLSRRFEQSYQREGTILADE from the coding sequence ATGGAACAGAAAAAGAAGTCATTTAACAAAGGAGGGCGCAAGCCGAAGCTTGACCCACGAATACACCGTTATTCATTCAATCTGGACGATGTAGAAAACGCCAAATTCCTGTCATTCTTTGACAGGTCAGGTTATACGGTTAAAGCGCATTTCATTAAAAATTGCATTTTCGGTAAGTCGTTTAAGGTAATAGTCAGGGATAAAAGTAAGGTGGATTATTATATTCAGCTAACACAGTTCTACTCACAATTCAGGAGCATAGGGCAGAATTATAATCAGGTAGTGAAAGAACTTCATTCCAATTTTTCAGAAAAGAAAGCACTTGCTTTGCTTTACAAACTGGAACAATGCACTTTGGAACTGATAAAGACCAATGAAATGATAGTAATGTTAAGCAGACGGTTTGAACAGTCCTACCAAAGAGAGGGGACAATATTGGCAGATGAATAG
- a CDS encoding helix-turn-helix domain-containing protein has protein sequence MYVDNYEFKDWMQKLLDKLEEVGKDVKSLQTNPEVMPGDKLLDNQDLCLLFKVSTRTLQRLRSKKLLPFMMISGKAYYRASDVREFIKKRFDVGTLRKFEKEHGTDK, from the coding sequence ATGTATGTAGATAATTACGAGTTTAAAGACTGGATGCAGAAACTTCTTGATAAATTGGAAGAAGTAGGCAAAGACGTAAAGAGTTTGCAAACCAATCCCGAAGTAATGCCGGGCGATAAACTTTTGGATAATCAGGACTTATGCCTGTTGTTCAAAGTAAGTACCCGAACGTTGCAGAGATTGAGAAGCAAGAAACTACTGCCCTTTATGATGATTAGCGGAAAAGCCTATTATCGGGCTTCCGATGTGCGTGAGTTCATAAAGAAAAGGTTTGATGTTGGTACGCTCCGAAAGTTTGAAAAAGAACACGGAACGGACAAATAA
- a CDS encoding RteC domain-containing protein, whose protein sequence is MCGLSKKKIPYLHLIDEAIELIKTEVRIVNLHIKYPEQFEQHANKLSLSPLHLADKTSLINIMEIVSGLFLSKRIIYQNEKPVHLTDLGKAFEWLFNIKLGDYHQKYMDVIKRKPAKLTEFLNELANLIRKEHENKGYR, encoded by the coding sequence GTGTGCGGTTTGAGCAAGAAAAAAATACCCTATTTGCATTTGATTGATGAAGCAATAGAACTAATCAAAACAGAAGTACGCATAGTGAATTTGCATATCAAATACCCCGAACAATTCGAGCAACACGCAAATAAACTATCCCTTTCCCCTCTCCATTTAGCAGACAAAACAAGCCTTATCAACATCATGGAAATAGTCAGCGGCTTATTCCTGTCAAAACGTATAATATATCAAAATGAAAAACCTGTTCACCTGACGGACTTAGGAAAAGCCTTTGAATGGCTCTTTAACATTAAATTAGGTGATTATCATCAAAAGTACATGGATGTCATCAAGCGAAAGCCAGCCAAACTAACGGAGTTCCTTAATGAACTGGCAAACCTTATCCGCAAAGAACACGAAAATAAAGGGTATAGATAA